Proteins encoded by one window of Gemmatimonadetes bacterium SCN 70-22:
- a CDS encoding ribulose-phosphate 3-epimerase produces the protein MTVRIAPSILSADFARLGDEIAMCVEGGADWIHIDVMDGCFVPNLTYGAKVIETVRRLTTLPLDVHLMVVEPEKYFDAFAKAGANVITIHQETAPHLHRQVARIRELGCLAGVTINPSTPVATLADIAPDVDLILIMSVNPGFGGQTFIPRTIEKLRQARALLDESGNRGAVLEVDGGIARDTIASCWRAGADTFVAGNAIFAARDPRGEIATLRALCQERV, from the coding sequence ATGACCGTTCGCATCGCCCCGTCCATCCTGAGTGCCGACTTCGCCCGGCTTGGCGACGAGATCGCGATGTGCGTGGAAGGGGGCGCCGACTGGATCCACATCGACGTCATGGATGGCTGCTTCGTCCCCAACCTGACGTATGGGGCCAAGGTCATCGAGACGGTCCGCCGCCTGACGACGCTTCCGCTCGACGTGCACCTGATGGTGGTCGAGCCCGAGAAGTACTTCGACGCGTTCGCCAAGGCCGGGGCCAACGTCATCACCATCCACCAGGAAACCGCGCCGCACCTGCACCGGCAGGTCGCGCGCATCCGCGAGCTGGGGTGCCTGGCCGGCGTCACCATCAACCCGTCGACGCCCGTCGCGACGCTCGCCGACATTGCCCCGGACGTGGACCTCATCCTCATCATGTCGGTGAATCCCGGCTTCGGCGGGCAGACGTTCATTCCGCGCACGATCGAGAAGCTGCGGCAGGCGCGGGCCCTGCTGGACGAGTCCGGGAATCGGGGGGCCGTGCTGGAGGTGGACGGGGGGATCGCCCGCGACACGATCGCCAGCTGCTGGCGCGCCGGGGCCGACACGTTCGTCGCCGGCAACGCGATCTTCGCGGCCCGCGACCCGCGCGGGGAGATCGCCACCCTTCGCGCGCTGTGCCAGGAGCGGGTATGA
- a CDS encoding methionyl-tRNA formyltransferase — translation MRVLFWGTPEFATPPLRALLGEGYEVVGVVTQPDKPQGRSRSTLVPSPVKVIALEEGLPVLQPERPRGEEFEGALRALAPDISVVVAYGHILPQSVIDLPPLGTLNIHASLLPRWRGAAPIQAAILAGDDETGVSIMRMVRRMDAGPVILQAPTPILGDETYGELQLRLSELGALAIVEALTLIAMGAAQEDAQDEVLATYAGKVEREHTLVNWTGDARQVARQIRAYDPRPGAYTTLRGVDVKLSGVRLAPDAEGDPGLVLAIDEGGMLVACRTGGVRVAYVQPAGKRRLAALDWAQGRGVAAGDILGAAE, via the coding sequence ATGCGGGTCCTGTTCTGGGGAACACCGGAGTTCGCCACTCCCCCACTGCGTGCGCTGCTCGGCGAGGGATACGAGGTGGTGGGCGTCGTGACCCAGCCGGACAAGCCGCAGGGACGCAGCCGCTCGACGCTGGTCCCGTCGCCCGTCAAGGTCATCGCCCTCGAGGAGGGGCTCCCCGTGCTGCAGCCCGAGCGGCCGCGCGGCGAGGAGTTCGAGGGCGCGCTCCGGGCACTGGCTCCCGACATTTCCGTCGTCGTCGCCTACGGGCACATCCTCCCGCAGTCGGTCATCGACCTGCCACCGTTAGGCACGCTCAACATCCACGCCTCGCTCCTTCCGCGCTGGCGCGGCGCCGCCCCGATCCAGGCCGCCATCCTTGCCGGCGACGACGAGACCGGGGTCTCCATCATGCGCATGGTCCGGCGCATGGATGCCGGCCCGGTGATCCTGCAGGCGCCGACGCCGATCCTCGGGGACGAGACCTACGGCGAGTTGCAGCTGCGGCTCTCGGAGCTGGGGGCCCTCGCCATCGTGGAGGCGCTCACCCTCATCGCCATGGGCGCGGCGCAGGAGGACGCGCAGGATGAGGTGCTCGCGACCTACGCCGGCAAGGTCGAGCGCGAGCACACCCTGGTGAACTGGACCGGCGACGCACGACAGGTGGCGCGCCAGATCCGCGCCTACGATCCGCGGCCGGGGGCGTACACCACGCTGCGAGGCGTCGACGTCAAGCTTTCCGGCGTCCGCCTCGCCCCGGACGCCGAAGGCGACCCCGGGCTCGTCCTCGCCATCGACGAGGGGGGGATGCTGGTGGCGTGCAGGACCGGCGGCGTGAGGGTGGCGTACGTGCAGCCCGCCGGGAAGCGGCGCCTGGCCGCGCTGGATTGGGCGCAGGGACGCGGGGTTGCCGCTGGCGATATCCTCGGGGCCGCTGAGTGA
- a CDS encoding tRNA guanosine(34) transglycosylase Tgt produces MPPGPAFRFDLVARDGRARAATFRTPHGIVETPVFMPVGTLATVKALDPDDVRGAGAQMILANAYHLHLRPGDELVRDLGGLHRFMHWDAPILTDSGGFQVFSLETLRTVREEGVEFRSHIDGSKRFFSPERVMQIERNLGADVIMQFDHVIPGQSEAAAARDASERSLRWLQRCQGEFERLRREQGDPRGAPQALFPIVQGGIHAELRREAARAIRDAGDWLGYGIGGLSVGEGKPDMYAMLDVVDPELPADRPRYLMGVGFPEDLIEGVRRGVDLFDCVAPTRMGRNGTAFTSEGRLNVKRNDLRTDPRPLDPACDCSTCRRFSRAYLRHLYVSDEILGLRLLSLHNVHFLITLMRQARLAILEQRFESWSSDWLLRLTSRATPSQ; encoded by the coding sequence GTGCCACCGGGCCCGGCCTTCCGGTTCGACCTCGTCGCACGCGACGGGCGCGCGCGCGCCGCGACCTTCCGCACGCCGCACGGCATCGTCGAGACGCCGGTGTTCATGCCCGTGGGGACGCTGGCCACCGTCAAGGCGCTCGACCCCGACGACGTGCGCGGCGCCGGCGCGCAGATGATCCTCGCCAACGCCTATCACCTGCACCTCCGCCCCGGCGACGAGCTCGTGCGCGACTTGGGGGGCCTGCACCGCTTCATGCACTGGGACGCGCCGATCCTCACCGACTCCGGCGGCTTCCAGGTCTTCTCGCTGGAGACGCTGCGCACGGTCCGCGAGGAGGGCGTGGAGTTCCGCTCGCACATCGACGGCTCGAAGCGCTTCTTCTCCCCCGAACGCGTGATGCAGATCGAGCGCAACCTGGGCGCCGACGTCATCATGCAGTTCGACCACGTCATTCCCGGCCAGTCGGAGGCGGCGGCCGCGCGCGATGCGAGCGAACGCTCCCTCCGATGGCTGCAGCGCTGCCAGGGCGAGTTCGAGCGCCTGCGCCGCGAACAGGGGGACCCGCGCGGGGCCCCGCAGGCGCTCTTTCCCATCGTCCAGGGCGGGATCCACGCCGAGCTGCGGCGCGAGGCGGCCCGAGCGATTCGCGACGCGGGCGACTGGCTGGGGTATGGCATCGGCGGGCTCTCCGTGGGCGAGGGCAAGCCCGACATGTACGCGATGCTCGACGTCGTCGATCCCGAGCTCCCGGCCGACCGGCCGCGGTACCTGATGGGAGTCGGCTTTCCGGAGGACCTCATCGAGGGGGTCAGGCGCGGCGTGGACCTCTTCGACTGTGTCGCCCCGACCCGCATGGGGCGGAACGGGACGGCGTTCACCAGCGAGGGGCGCCTGAATGTCAAGCGCAACGACCTGCGGACCGACCCTCGCCCCCTCGACCCGGCGTGCGACTGCAGCACCTGCCGCCGCTTTTCGAGGGCCTACCTCCGCCACCTGTACGTGAGCGACGAGATCCTGGGACTCCGCCTCCTCTCGCTGCACAATGTACATTTCCTGATCACCCTGATGCGCCAGGCGCGCCTCGCGATCCTCGAGCAGCGCTTCGAGTCGTGGAGCAGCGACTGGCTCCTTCGCCTCACCTCCCGCGCCACGCCTTCGCAATGA
- a CDS encoding peptide deformylase has translation MSLLPIQVLGSSILRVETTPVTEITDELQRLIDDMFETMHAAQGIGLAAPQVGRSERLAVVEIEGDRLVLINPEIVDESGGDKAEEGCLSIPDIYGDVERSARVTVRATDREGEAFEIEAEGLMARCLQHEIDHLHGKLFIDYMSFLKKRAIMARWEVQKTKYPNLVRILTPEVVRHLSEQGDHPDERL, from the coding sequence GTGAGCCTCCTCCCGATCCAGGTCCTCGGCTCGTCCATCCTGCGGGTCGAGACGACGCCGGTGACCGAGATCACCGACGAACTGCAGCGCCTCATCGACGACATGTTCGAGACGATGCACGCGGCGCAGGGAATCGGGCTGGCCGCGCCGCAGGTGGGGCGCTCCGAGCGACTCGCGGTCGTCGAGATCGAGGGCGATCGTCTCGTCCTCATCAACCCCGAGATCGTCGACGAGAGCGGGGGCGACAAGGCCGAGGAAGGGTGCCTCTCCATTCCCGACATCTACGGTGACGTGGAGCGCTCGGCGCGGGTGACCGTGCGGGCCACCGACCGCGAGGGGGAGGCGTTCGAGATCGAGGCCGAGGGGCTCATGGCCCGCTGCCTCCAGCACGAGATCGACCACCTGCACGGCAAGCTGTTCATCGACTACATGTCGTTCCTGAAGAAGCGCGCCATCATGGCCAGGTGGGAAGTGCAGAAGACGAAGTACCCGAACCTCGTGCGCATCCTCACCCCCGAGGTCGTGCGACATCTCAGCGAGCAGGGCGACCACCCCGACGAACGGTTGTAG
- a CDS encoding preprotein translocase subunit YajC, with the protein MTATLLPAPFLLQAAGGASSPLLPFLFQIAAIFGIFYFLMIRPQQKQRKQHEARLRNLKRGDTVVTAGGLVGEVVHLKESPKDGSADKSMDDHITIKSGESRVVVERGRVARVLSGEPSTAPNT; encoded by the coding sequence ATGACCGCGACCCTCCTCCCCGCCCCGTTCCTCCTGCAGGCCGCCGGCGGCGCGAGCTCGCCCCTGCTCCCGTTCCTGTTCCAGATCGCGGCCATTTTCGGGATCTTCTACTTCCTGATGATCCGGCCGCAGCAGAAGCAGCGGAAGCAGCACGAGGCTCGACTGCGCAACCTCAAGCGCGGCGACACGGTCGTCACCGCGGGGGGACTGGTGGGCGAGGTCGTGCACCTCAAGGAGTCCCCGAAGGACGGCAGCGCCGACAAGTCGATGGACGATCACATCACCATCAAGTCCGGCGAATCACGCGTGGTCGTCGAGCGCGGACGCGTTGCCCGTGTCCTCTCGGGCGAACCCTCCACCGCACCGAATACGTGA
- a CDS encoding 16S rRNA (cytosine(967)-C(5))-methyltransferase — translation MRGGELLDAAFDRRVRELDARDRRWTQELVYGTLRRRGVLDAILTERVRGGLARLDADLTDILRLGIYQLLHMGSVPPYAAIAQSVELAKRRHGIGASKLANAVLRRVDRERGDDAFTALPRPPDPVEALALAGSHPQWLVARWAARWGLEEATRLVELNNTEAPLCIRPYGIVHEQLEAMLEEAGVHVDDAPFVHDGLCITSHPALADLGAFRQGLFFVQDPAATLVTQYASVPEGATVIDLCAAPGGKSLELSRVASLVIACDRSPARLERMRQNVERLDARNVVLVATDARETALSPVDAVLVDAPCTGTGTFRRHPDARWRLKASDLAVSAAAQRAILRSAASLVRPGGLMIYSTCSLEAEENERQVEAFLAAHPEWTLDPPPGGTVADAVLDGGMLRVLPQRHGVDGAFAARLRRSAGRSAGRSAA, via the coding sequence CTGCGCGGCGGCGAGCTCCTCGACGCCGCCTTCGACCGCCGCGTGCGGGAGCTCGATGCGCGCGACCGCCGCTGGACCCAGGAGCTCGTGTACGGGACGCTGCGCCGGCGCGGCGTCCTCGACGCCATCCTCACTGAGCGCGTGCGAGGCGGGCTGGCGCGGCTCGATGCCGACCTGACCGACATCCTCCGCCTCGGGATCTACCAGCTCCTCCACATGGGGTCGGTCCCCCCGTACGCGGCAATTGCCCAGAGCGTGGAGCTGGCCAAGCGGCGCCATGGCATCGGAGCCAGCAAGCTCGCCAACGCCGTGCTGAGGCGCGTGGATCGCGAACGCGGAGACGATGCGTTCACCGCACTCCCGCGCCCTCCCGATCCCGTCGAGGCGCTCGCGCTGGCGGGATCGCATCCGCAGTGGCTCGTGGCGAGGTGGGCGGCGCGGTGGGGACTCGAGGAGGCGACGCGCCTGGTGGAACTGAACAACACCGAGGCACCGCTGTGCATCCGCCCATATGGCATCGTGCACGAACAGCTCGAGGCCATGCTCGAAGAAGCGGGCGTGCACGTGGACGACGCCCCATTCGTCCACGACGGCCTCTGCATCACCAGCCACCCGGCGCTGGCCGACCTCGGGGCGTTCCGCCAGGGACTCTTCTTCGTGCAGGATCCGGCGGCCACCCTCGTGACGCAGTACGCGTCGGTTCCCGAGGGGGCGACGGTGATCGACCTGTGCGCGGCGCCGGGGGGCAAGTCGTTGGAGCTTTCGCGCGTCGCGTCGCTGGTGATCGCGTGCGATCGTTCGCCCGCGCGCCTGGAGCGCATGCGCCAGAATGTCGAGCGCCTGGACGCCCGCAACGTCGTCCTCGTGGCGACCGACGCGCGCGAGACCGCGCTTTCACCGGTGGACGCCGTCCTCGTCGACGCCCCGTGCACCGGCACGGGGACGTTTCGCCGCCACCCGGACGCCCGCTGGCGCCTCAAGGCCTCGGACCTGGCGGTGAGCGCCGCCGCGCAGCGCGCCATCCTCCGCTCCGCGGCGTCGCTGGTGCGTCCGGGCGGACTAATGATCTACAGCACCTGCTCGCTCGAGGCCGAGGAGAACGAACGCCAGGTGGAGGCGTTCCTGGCCGCGCATCCGGAGTGGACGCTCGACCCTCCGCCGGGCGGGACGGTCGCCGACGCGGTGCTGGACGGCGGGATGCTGCGCGTCCTCCCGCAGCGGCATGGTGTGGACGGCGCCTTCGCCGCCCGCCTGCGCCGGAGCGCGGGACGGAGCGCGGGACGGAGCGCGGCATGA